In the genome of Paralichthys olivaceus isolate ysfri-2021 chromosome 10, ASM2471397v2, whole genome shotgun sequence, the window CAAAGATGCATCTTACAAACAAATGCTCAATGTCACTGTGGCAACCTTTGATGTTGAACCTATGATTGAACCTTTGATGATAGAGATGCCAGCTTACTTGGAAATAGCACAACAAATTCTGACTGACGCAGCTACAGCAAAAGGTTATTTGTCgttttagatagatagatcataTATGTGATATAATGACATCCAAGGATCAGCTCAGCCACCAGAGAGGATCCAGTAAGAGAggtgagaaataaagaaacaagaGTTTAAGGGTTGAGGTGTGGATTTGTTTGTCTGGTTTATTAGCAGCATGATGACTGATTTAAAATCTtatcatattatataattaaGAAATGGAAGAAATGTATGACTGTCACTACCACATTGACACAGTAGCCCGGAAGCCTTTTATTGTCATATTTCTACAAGTAAATATTTAAGCTAGTTTTAAAACGATAACATTCCTGTACCATGGTGTACATGGTAAGTAGGATATTACTGTTTCTTGTTAATAATATGCAGTATTATTTTTGGAGTACGTATTCAAACAgtttgtctatctatctatgttatttattgatttattttttggaaGTGGCCACCAAGAAATATTTTGTTCCATAGGGAAACTTTTCTTCATCATACAACATGTATCACTATACACGTATAGATCCTACATGTATCACAATACACATACCCCACACACAAGTTCGTACATCGTACCTAAAGCACCCTACACATACATCCGACATTCAGACTTTTGTAGAAAACATGCTTACATTCACATGTTGGTAGTAAACCAGTGGTAGGCAGTGATGTTAGGGATAACACCATATAATAAGAGGACAGtagtcattttaaaaacataaatagataaatagatagaggTACAACTCAAAATACTTGTTATTTAGTATCTTGATGGAGGATGGAATAAAGGAATTCTTGTACCAGTTCAGTCTGCAGTCTAGCATCATTAAACCGTCGGCCAACATCTTTTATTCCATGTACAGGGTGTTTGTGGGATTGCTCAGAATCTTATGTGCATCTTTAAACACAGATTTTTCATATCATGGTTGAAAATAGAGCTATAGAGTATAGAGTAATACATGCAGAGTGGGGGTCTGCTGAGTTGATAGCATAGACATagacacactgaataaacagatACACATCTTTTCTGTCAGTGTTGTACAAAATACAGTAGCACACTTTGTAATTCACGGTGTGACGTCTGCTTTTCTGTTTGGACCTGCAATTAATTACAGAATGTTAACTGAcctgatgattgattgattcagaGGGCATGACCTCAGTGTTCTGCATTAACCTGCCAGTATATGGCAGAtgttacacattttaatatGGAGGATACAATTTGAATCTCTTACATTTTATAGATTACATTTCATACAGGACTTTGAACAATCCTCAACTATGAGAATAATGCAAATCAATAGTTCAAATAAACTTCATAGGgtcatttctcatttttaatGCTGTCTTCAATAGAGGAAACCAGCAAGATGTTCCAGGCACCTGATCTCCGAAAAGTCACAGTGTTGACCAAGGCTGACTTACAGAGGATTCAAAATGAAGTCCACCAGATTGATAAAGATAAGGACAGTATGAAAGAGGCGGAGAACCAGAGAAAAGCCCTGCACCTGAGGTCAAAGCAGATGGTGAAAGAGTGGCCCAATACCATTGCTGTAAGTCAACCTCACACGGCTGTTTGTCCgattttatttgcttttattgtttcaaCTTGtgagtatgtgtttgtgttcttgtttgTCAAAGAGCCAAAGACAAAAGATGCTGGAGGCAAAGAAGATCCGGGAACAGATCaaggaagagaaaaggaagCAGATGGATCAAGAAGAGGCTGAATACAGGGAACAACAACGTAAAGAGATCGTTGAGAAAACAAAGACTCAAATGTTCGATCAGACCGACCGAGTCAAAGGATTACATGTCAGTATTGCTTATTCTTTTATTATAATAGGCTGTACATTGATATTTTGGGATAATAACTGATTTTTATTATTCCTACAGAGTGCACTCTTGATGACAGAGGTGATGAAGGAGAGGGCAGCTCAGGTTGAGCTGAAGAAAAGGATAAAGAGTGCCACTAAAGATGTGGAAAAAGAATACATGAATTTGGTGGAGATGAGAAAGAATGATGCTCTGatgcaggagaaagagaaagcgcTCCAGAGGAAGCTTGAGAGACTGGCTAttgcagaggagcagaaaaaaCAGTGAGTCTCACATCAGAGCAGTTTCATTGTCTCCACAGTTATCTCAACATATGCATCACTCTGGGTAAAGTTGCAAGAAATTGTACATTtaacatcatattttattaGAAACAGAATGAAGTATGACAGCACAGGCCCATGATAGAACCTGCAGAAGGTTTGAGTATAAAGATATTTAGTAAAcatgagaatgtgtttttttttcttgaggaTGAAGAAAGGTGAGTCggccagagagaaaaaagagacagagatcaagaaggacagagaggaaaaccTTCGCCTTCATGAGCGTTATCTGTTGGAGCAGAGAATGGAGGAAGAACGacaagaggagcagaagagaatCCTGAAGCAAGCTCAACTGGTAGGGTCTTAGCAACACATGTGtcgtattgtattgtatttctttCTAAAACACAGCTTCACTATACAGGAACACGTCACTGAAAGAAACCTcatgagagcagcagaggcacAAAAACAGGCGgctgaagaggagcagaggaaactgtttctctctgaaaaagaaaaattgatgaagttaaagaaagagaaagaaactgagTTGTTCAGGTAAGACCAGGACCCAGCATCTCTTCATCCAGCTCCCTGTGTACACCCACTCATCTGCCTGCACATCCCAAACACTGGCTCCTTGGTTATCACAGTTTAAACCTATGACTTCCTTTACTCCACAGAGAGGCCCAGAGGCGGAGAGAGGATTTCATGAAGAAACTGACAGACCAACAGCAGGATCTAACTATCAGCGAGGATCAGAGGATTGCTAAGATCATCGCCGAACAGGACGCCAGACGTGAGCAGCAgcggagggagaaggaggagaagaagactgCAGTGTTGAAATCCTTCATTGAACACAGACAACTGATGGTAACACTTGTTCAGATGCTACCTCTCttacagattttttaaaagcatAACAGACGTAGCTTTAAATGATGATTAACATAACATTCACTAAAATTCTGTTAATTAAGTACTTATTTTTAGACCCAGCGGAAACCCTGTCTGTGCTGTTGAAGCAGACAAAATGTTATCACACCTTTAACACAACACTGTTTtgtcagagagaagaaaaggagcagAGGGACAAAGAAGAGCAACAGAGAGCCAGAGACATGCTTGAGGCCATAAATGAGGCTGATATATTAttttgtgagaaagaaaaagtgaagacTCAGAGGATCAGAGAAGATCTGAGAAAGATACAAGACTACAATTCAACACAAACGGTAAAGACACAGCTCATCATCTCTGCACCACTACAGAAGGTAATAGCA includes:
- the LOC109631349 gene encoding cilia- and flagella- associated protein 210-like, producing MTSKDQLSHQRGSSKREETSKMFQAPDLRKVTVLTKADLQRIQNEVHQIDKDKDSMKEAENQRKALHLRSKQMVKEWPNTIASQRQKMLEAKKIREQIKEEKRKQMDQEEAEYREQQRKEIVEKTKTQMFDQTDRVKGLHSALLMTEVMKERAAQVELKKRIKSATKDVEKEYMNLVEMRKNDALMQEKEKALQRKLERLAIAEEQKKQMKKGESAREKKETEIKKDREENLRLHERYLLEQRMEEERQEEQKRILKQAQLEHVTERNLMRAAEAQKQAAEEEQRKLFLSEKEKLMKLKKEKETELFREAQRRREDFMKKLTDQQQDLTISEDQRIAKIIAEQDARREQQRREKEEKKTAVLKSFIEHRQLMREEKEQRDKEEQQRARDMLEAINEADILFCEKEKVKTQRIREDLRKIQDYNSTQTAAKSARQQQLRREEEEFETKTRDLVAEEEKQFQLYSQQVIHAAAEAQRDVLPLRKAARGGIGGGLGPVFGGVRPSYMVQDCSGAQMPNNISGATQNIKGLQRE